CTGGTGGAAAACAGCTTGGATGCAGGGGCAACTCGCATTGATATCGATATTGAGAAAGGTGGCGCGAAACTTATTCGCATCCGCGATAACGGCTGTGGAATCAATAAAGATGAGCTTGCTTTGGCACTGGCTCGCCATGCGACCAGCAAAATTGCGACCCTTGATGATTTAGAGGCGATTATCAGCCTCGGGTTTCGTGGTGAAGCGCTGGCCAGTATCAGCTCGGTTTCTCGTTTAACGCTGACCTCCCGTATCGCAGAACAAAATGAAGCTTGGCAAGCCTACGCAGAAGGCCGGGATATGGAGGTTGCGCTAAAACCAGCCGCCCATCCTGTAGGGACTACGCTTGAAGTCCTCGATCTTTTTTATAATACGCCCGCACGCCGCAAATTTTTACGCACTGAAAAAACAGAATTCAACCATATTGACGAAATTATTCGTCGTATTGCACTGGCGCGTTTTGATGTCAGTATTAACCTGCAGCACAATGGCAAAATGGTGCGTCAATATCGGGCAATAAAAGAGAATGAGCCACGTGAACGCAGGTTGGGCAGCATTTGTGGTACCCAGTTCTTACAACATGCATTAGCCATATCATGGCAGCACGGCGACCTGAAAATTGACGGATGGGTTGTCGACCCGGTTGGCGCTCGGGCACTGACCGATATGCAATATTGTTATGTTAATGGCCGTATGATGCGGGATCGTTTATTGAACCATGCGATACGTCAGGCATATCAGACTCAGTTGGCAGATGATCAGGCTCCTGCCTATGTTTTATATCTGGAAGTTGACCCGCATCAGGTGGATGTTAACGTTCATCCCGCTAAACATGAAGTTAGGTTCCATCAATCCCGACTGGTGCATGATTTTATCTATCAGGCCGTTGTGACGGTTTTACAGCAGTCAGGTGCTCCGGTTTTGCCGCTCAATGATGGTCCCGCCGAGGATGGGCGAGAAATCCACTGGCAGCCAGAGAATCGCTCCTCTGCCGGAGAGAATCAATTTAACCGTCCGGCAAGCGATCGCGTTTCACAGAATGAAGCTAAACGTTCATCGGTGGATAAGCCTTCTGCGGGGCATGGTGACGGGAGTGGGGGGGCGGCTTATACTCCGGGAGCGACGCGCGCTCCTACGCTGGTGGCGCGCGAGAATGAGCTTTATCGTCGCTTGTTGCAAACCGATATTACCTCTGATGGCAACGTATCTGACGCGGGTTCTGGCCCGGCTAAACCGTCACTGTTTCCGGAAAAAAGTGAGCCACTACCTGATGTGACGACGGTACTGAAAACGCCACAGTTTTCTTCTCGTCCACAATCAACATCACCGATTCCTGCTTCCATGCTGGATAAAGGGGCTACTCATAGCTTTGGAAGAGTGCTGTCAATATGGCAATCCTGTCATGCTATCGTCGAACGAGGCACGGTACTGGCTTTACTGTCACTGCCGGTAGCCGAGCATTATTTGCGACAGTCTCAGCTACTTCCATCGTCCGAACCGCTTAAACCACAGCCTCTGCTGATTCCACTGGCACTAACCGTCGGTGATAAAGAGAAGCAGGGAATGACCAATCATAAAGTATTACTGAATTATTTTGGTATCGATCTGTCTCTTGAACGTAATCGTCTTCAGGTTCATGGCGTGCCTTTGCCGCTACGCCAACAGAATTTGCAACAGTTGCTGCCAGCGTTGTTAGGTTATCTGGGGGAAAATGAGGCGGTAGATAAGCAAATGTTAACGCACTGGCTGGCGGATAAACTCACCAGTGAGAATACCCAGTGGACGCAGGCCCATGCGATACAGTTATTGGCCGATCTGGAACGGTTGTGCCCCGCGTTGATTGCTAATCCTCCGACAAATATGTTGCAACCGATTAACTTGCTGTCCGCCCTAGAGGCCTTACAGGGTGAATAGTGATATGAATATATTACCTACAGCGCTCTTTCTAATGGGGCCAACGGCGTCGGGAAAAACCGCTTTAGCAGCAGAGCTTTACAGACATTTACCCGTCGAAGTCGTCAGCGTTGACTCAGCGTTGATATATCGTGGTATGGATATTGGCACTGCCAAACCGACCCGACAAGAGCTGGGTGAGACACCACATCGGTTGATTGATATTCGCGATCCATCGGAAGCTTATTCCGCAGCAGATTTTCGTGCTGATGCGTTAAAAGAGATGGCTGATATTGTTAGTCGCGGACGTATTCCCCTGTTGGTTGGTGGAACGATGTTGTATTTTAAGGCACTGTTGGAAGGATTATCGCCTTTGCCCTCTGCCGATCCTGAAGTGCGTGAACGCATAGAAAGTGAAGCGGTACAACTGGGGTGGGCGAGTTTGCACCAACGATTACAACAGATTGATCCGATAGCGGCAGCCAGAATACATCAAAATGACCCGCAACGATTAAGTCGAGCACTGGAAGTTTTTTACATTTCAGGTAAAACTTTAACAGAGTTAACGCAAATTGCTGGTGAAACGTTACCATATCGTGTACACCAATTTGCTATAGCACCCGCATCCCGTGAATTGCTACATCAGAGAATTGAAGCACGTTTTCATCAGATGATTGCGGTGGGTTTTGAAGATGAAGTCCGACAATTAATGTTGCGTGGCGACTTACATACTGACCTTCCCTCCATGCGCTGCGTGGGTTACAGGCAGATGTGGATGTACCTGAATGGAGAGATAGACCACGACGAAATGGTCTATCGGGGAATTTGCGCAACTCGACAACTTTCTAAACGGCAAATGACATGGTTGCGGGGTTGGGAAAGCGTTGATTGGTTGGATAGTGAGCAACTGAAAAATGCGATGGAAAGAGTTATACGTGCTATTAGTGTATAGGCTAATGATTGTGTACAATTAATAGGTTATATACTTTAATGTACTCAATGGCTTTATTTTGTACGAAATGTATCATTTTTATGCAGTTTATTTTAGGGCCTCTGGCTCTTGGTAACAAACAACAAATACATACAAAGAGATAAGGAAAAGAAAAATGGCTAAGGGGCAATCTTTACAAGACCCGTTTTTAAACGCACTTCGGCGTGAACGTGTTCCAGTTTCTATTTATCTGGTAAACGGTATTAAGTTACAAGGCCAAATCGAATCTTTCGATCAATTCGTTATCCTGTTGAAAAATACGGTTAGCCAAATGGTATATAAGCACGCTATCTCCACTGTGGTTCCTTCTCGTCCAGTTTCGCATCATAGTAATGCACCAACTGGAAGTGTGGGTAACTACCAAGGTGGTATGCCATCACAACAGGAAGATGATGTATCTGAATAAGTTACTCAGTTATTTCTTTTTGAGGAGTCATGCACTTGTTTGACCGATATGAGGCTGGTGAGCAAGCGGTACTGGTGCATGTTTATTTCTCCCAGGAAAAAGATACGGAAGATCTCAGTGAGTTTGAATCTCTGGTTTCTTCTGCGGGAGTGGAGGCGTTGCTGGTCGTTACCGGTAGCCGTAAAGCCCCACAAGCCAAATACTTTGTTGGCGAAGGTAAAGCGCAGGAAATTGCTGATGCTGTACGGGCCTCAGGGGCTTCGGTAGTGCTGTTTAACCACTCCCTTTCACCTGCTCAGGAACGTAACCTTGAGCGGCTTTGTGAGTGTCGGGTAATTGACCGTACCGGGTTGATTCTCGATATTTTTGCTCAACGGGCAAGAACGCATGAAGGTAAGTTGCAGGTTGAGTTGGCGCAGTTACGCCATTTGGCAACCCGCTTAGTCCGTGGCTGGACTCACCTTGAGCGTCAAAAAGGTGGGATAGGCTTACGTGGCCCGGGGGAAACGCAGTTAGAAACTGACCGTCGTTTGCTTCGAGACCGGATACGCCAGATTCTTGCTCGACTTGAAAAAGTTGAAAAGCAGCGTGAGCAAGGAAGGCGGGCTCGCATGCGAGCCGATATTCCAACCGTATCGCTGGTGGGCTATACCAACGCAGGGAAATCTACCCTTTTCAATCGTATTACGACTGCCGGTGTTTATGCAGCCGATCAGCTATTTGCGACACTGGATCCAACCTTACGCCGTATTGAGGTGGATGATGTAGGCGCAACCGTTTTGGCTGATACCGTTGGTTTTATTCGCCATTTGCCCCACGATTTAGTGGCAGCGTTTAAAGCAACTCTGCAGGAAACACGTCAGGCTTCTTTATTGTTGCATGTGATTGATGCAGCAGATAGTCGGGTCGATGAGAATATTGAAGCGGTCAATGAAGTTTTAACTGAAATTGAAGCCCATGAAATACCGGTTCTGCTGGTAATGAATAAGATTGATATGCTGGAGGATTTTGCTCCGCGTATTGATAGAGATGAAAACAATTTACCCGTCCGGGTTTGGCTTTCTGCCGAGTCTGGTGATGGTATTGAATTATTGTTCCGTGCATTGACGGAACGTCTTTCCGGTGAGATTGCGCAATACAAACTGAGATTGCCTGTAGAACAGGGTCGGTTACGCAGTCGTTTTTATCAACTTCAGGCCATTGTTAAAGAGTGGATTGAAGAGGATGGAAGCATCGGTTTGGTGATTAGGATGCCAATTGTTGACTGGCGTCGCCTTTGTAAACAAGAGCAGGCTCTGGAAAACTTTATTGTTGAATGAGACCTGTTAGATTGTGCCCGATAAAACGATCGTAAATGAGTGGAGCAAAAACATGGCGTGGAATCAGCCCGGTAATAATGGCCAGGACCGCGATCCGTGGGGGAGTGGTAACAACAACCCCGGGGGCAACAACAGCGGTGGATCGAATAAAGGTCGCGGTCAGCAGTCGCTGAATCTGGACAATATTTTTAGTAAATTAGGTGGGTTACTGGGTAAATCCGGTAGCGGTGGTGGTAATAGCAGCAATTCTGGCGCACCGGTTATCGGTGGTCGTCTGTTCAGCATTCTTGCTGTCGTTGTCGTTATTATCTGGGCCGCGACTGGTTTCTATACCATTAAAGAAGGTGAACTGGGTGTAATCACCCGTTTTGGTCAGGTGCAACCAACCATGGTTGGGCCTGGTCTGAACTGGAAACCAACGTTTATCGACTCAGTTAAGCCTGTAAATACCAAGGCGGTTCGTGGGTTGGCGGCATCAGGCATTATGCTGACTTCTGACGAAAACGTAGTACGTGCCGAGATGAACGTACAGTATCAGGTTTCCGATCCGATTAAATATTTGTACCGCGTGACTGATGCTGATGACAGCTTGAGTCAGGCAACCGACAGCGCATTGCGTTCTGTTATTGGTAAGTACACCATGGACCGTATTCTGACTCAGGGTCGTACCATTGTTCGTGATGACACCAAACAAGAGCTGGAAAAAACCATTCAGATTTATGATATGGGTCTGAAAGTGCTGGACGTTAACTTCCAGGCAGCGCGCCCGCCGGAAGAGGTAAAAGCCGCGTTTGATGATGTGATTAACGCTCGTGAAGATGAACAGCGTTATATCCGTGAGGCGGAAGCCTATGCTAACGCAGCACAGCCAATCGCTAACGGTAAAGCTCAGCGTCTGATTGAAGATGCAAAAGCTTATGAGGCCCGTACCGTACTGGAAGCAGAAGGTGAAGTCTCTCGTTTTGCCAAGCTATTACCTGAATATAAGGCCGCCCCGGATATCACCCGTGAACGTCTGTATATTGAAACCATGGAAAAAGTATTGGGTAAAACCAACAAAGTATTGGTGGATGATAAGAGTAATAACCTGATGGTTTTACCGCTAGACCAACTGATGCGTGGTAAAGGCGGCGCAGTACAACAACCTGTAGCTCCACAGGCAAGTACTGAAACGCCACCTGAAGCACCTCAGGCAGTTACGGTGACTGACAGTAAGCCAGAAACGACGAAGCGTTCAACGGCATCACAAAGCACCAATAAAGTTACGCAAGAGCGTAACGATGCTTACAACGAGCGTCTTAATTCATTTGGCTTAGGAAGAGGATAATCACCGATGCGTAAATTACTTATTCCTATTATCGTTATTGTTATTGTCGGTATCTTTACTTCCCTGTTCGTGGTGGAGGAAGGGAGCCGCGGTATCGTGCTGCGTTTCGGTAAAGTGTTACGTGATTCTCAGGATAATCCAAAGGTTTACCAACCCGGTCTGCATTTTAAAATGCCTCTGATTGACTCGGTAAAACTGCTGGATGCGCGTATTCAAACGATGAACAATCAGGCCGATCGCTTTGTAACCAAAGAGACCAAAGACCTGATCGTTGACTCATACGTTAAGTGGAAAATCATTGATTTCAGCCGCTACTATCTGGCAACGGGTGATGGTAACCGTGCCAATGCGGAGCGTATTCTGAATAGTAAGCTGAGTGACCGCTTACGTTCTGAAATTGGTCAGCGTGATATTAAAGATTTGGTAACTGACTCTCGTGGTCAATTAATGCAAGACGTTCGTAATGCATTAAACAACGGATATGAAGATAAGCCATCTGAAGTTGCGCCAGCGGCTACTCAAGCTTCTGTTTCTTCGCAAGAGGAAAGAAAAGTGCCAGCAACTGCGGACACATTACCGGCAGATAATAAGTTGCCTTTAGTTAATGCTAACAGTATGGCTGAACTGGGTATTCAGGTTATCGACGTGCGAATCAAACAAATCAACCTGCCAACGGAAGTGTCGGACGCGATTTATCAGCGTATGCGCGCAGAGCGTGAAGCTGTTGCCCGCCGTCATCGTTCACAAGGTCAGGAAGAAGCTGAAAAGATCCGCGCTCTGGCTGACTATCGTGTTACCAAGACTATTGCGGAAGCAGAACGTGAAGCTCGTATGACTCGGGGTTCGGGTGATGCTATTGCGGCTAAGTTGTTTGCTGATGCTTTCAGTCAGAATCCTGACTTCTACGCTTTCATTCGTAGTTTACGTGCGTATGAGACTAGCTTTAATAGCGGCAATGATGTGATGGTACTTCGTCCGGATAGCGAGTTTTTCCGGTATATGAAGTCACCGTCGGTTGGATTGAAGCAGTAAGTTTTGTTTTTGGATTGAGAAGGGCCCGGGGGAACTCCGGGCCCTTTTTGTTGTTGGGGGGGGTATTGGGCTTTGTGCCAGTTTCGTTGCTTTAAATATTTGGTCCAGTGTAGGTTTCGCCGCCTCAGGTACTGAGCCTGACCCAGCATCGGTGTTTGCGTCGAGCAAAGGGGCGTGGGGCGAACGCCCCTCTGCACTCCCCGCGCCTGCGCAGCCGACTGTTGACCGCCGCTTTGCGGCGGCAACCTCAGTCAGCAAAAAAATGACGCACCGGCGCAGAGCCGCTCCCGACGTCGCTGCGCCTCAACCCGCATCCTTGCGGGTCGTGCTATTTTTTTGCTTCCTTCGGCAACATTCGGATGCTTTAACCTAAAAAGACAAAAGACAAAAGACAAAAGACAAAAGACAAAAGACAAAAGACAAAAGACAAAGTTTTTTTAATACTTCTCAGAAAAGCAAACTAAAGCACAAGTCGCCACCTCGAATCACTGTGGCCCATATAGGCAGTGACTAATGTACTGACACAGAACCAGTCTGCGAACGCAGCGGCGATTAAAAAGGGCGGGGGGTTGTCAGGGGTGTTCGCCCCTCAACACCCCTGACTCGACGCGTACTGCGGGGGCAAGTTGTGCTCAGTACTTGAGGCGGTGAAATGTGTACCGAACTAAAAAGAACCCATCTCAGAAAAGCACAAGTCGACACCTCGAAACACCGCAGCCCATATAGGCAGTGACTAATGTATTGACACAGAACCAGTCTGCGAACGCAGCGGTGATTAAAAAGGGCGTGGGGTTGTCAGGGGTGTTAGCCCTGTAACATCCCCTACTCGACGCGTGCTGCGGGGGCAAGTTGTGCTCAGTACTTGAGGCGGCGAAATGTGTACCGAACTAAAAAGAACCCATCTCAGAAAAGCAAACTAAAGCACAAGTCGACACCTCGAAACACCGCAGCCCATATAGGCAGTGACCAATGTACTGACACAGAACCAGTCTGCGAATGCAGCGGTGATTAAAAAGGGCGCGGGGTTGTCAGGGGTGTTCGCCCCTCAACACCCCTGACTCGACGCGTGCTGCGGGTGTAGTGGTCAAGTATTCCCGGACTCCAACTTAAGTTGTTCTGCAATCATTGGCGGTAATCCACCATTAAAAGCATGTGGTCGCCTTTGATTATAATATTCTAACAAGTAACGGCTTATATCTGATTTCGCTTGCATCAGATTGTGATAACCCGTTTCCGGAACCCATTCTGTTTTTAAACTTCTGAATAAGCGTTCTGTCGGCGCATTATCCCAACAGTTACCCCGACGACTCATACTTTGCGTTATCTGATAACGCCACAACCTTTGTCTGAAGGCCCGTGCTGTGTACTGGCAACCCTGATCTGAGTGGAGCATCACTCCTTTAGGTTTGCCACGATGTTGCCAGGCCATATCCAGAGCTTTAATCGCTAACCCTGCATCCGCTTTATCTGATAAAGCATAACCAATAACCTTTCGGGCATATAAATCAAGTACCACTGCAAGGTAAATCCAGCACCCAGACCAGATATAAGTAATGTCGCTCGTCCATACCTGATTAGGTCTGGACGGGATAAAATCACGACCCAGTATATTACTTATCTCCGGACGTTCTATTGTCACAGGCTTATAGCGATGTGAACCCGGCTGTTTACTTTGTAACTGCGCTTCTGCCATCAGTCGTCTCACTTTAAAGCGACCAATCACTATCTTTTCCTGACGCAGCATGCCAACAATAGTTCGACTACCGGCTGAGCCCCGACTCTGTTTAAAAAGACTGACAACATGCTGACGAAGCCGCCCCCGCTCCTTATTCACCGTTCTGGATTGGGTGTCATAGAAAGTCGATTTGGAGATATCAAATAATGAGCAGAGCAGCCGGGTTGAGTAACGCTCACTTAATTGGGCTGTCAGCTCATATTTTTGAATTCGTCCGACATTAAGAGAGCGGTAGCCTTTTTTAAGATTTCCTTTTCTAATTCAAGGTGTTTTATTCGTTTCTCCAGAGCCTGAATACGTTGTTGCTCCGCGGTTAAGGCTTGGGTAGTTGGAGTGGCACCTTGCTGCTCATATTTCAGTTGTCTTACCCAGCGACGCATCGCTGTTTCACCAACCCCCATTGCTCTGCAAGCTTCAGTCGTGCTATAGCCATGCTCAACAACCAGTGCAGCTGCTTCACGTTTAAACTCTGGGGTAAAATGTCGACGTTCTTTTATCATTATTCACCTCTCTTGATGGTTTGAGTTTACCACCTTAATTGGTGTCCGAGTTTATTAGACCACTACAGGGGGCAAGTTGTGCTCAGCATTTGAGACGGCAAAATGTGTACCGAACTAAAAAGAACCCATCACAGAAAAGCACAAGTCGCCACCTCGAATCACTGTGGCCCATATAGGCAGTGACTAATGTACTGACACAGAACCAGTCTGCGAATGCAGCGGTGATTAAAAAGGGCGCGGGGTTGTCAGGGGTGTTCGCCCCTCAACGCCCCTGACTACCTCAAAAACGAATCAGCTACGCTGCCTGAATCACCCCTTCCGACACTACAACATCCCGACGTTTTATCACCGCATACGTGACACCCGTTACCACCGCTCCAGAGATAATCGCTATCAGGTAACCCACGACAGGATGAACCGCACCAGGAATTAGCAGTACAAACAGGCCACCATGCGGTGCAGTTAGCTCGGCACCGAACATCATCGATAGAGCGCCAGTCAGAGCTCCGCCTGCCATACAACAAGGGATAACGCGCATTGGGTCTTTGGCTGCAAAAGGGATTGCGCCTTCAGTGATAAAGCTCAACCCCAATACCAGAGCGGCTTTACCACCATCCTGTTCATTTTTAGTAAATTTGTGAGCGGCTAACAGCGTTGCTAATCCCATGGCCAATGGTGGAACCATTCCAGCAGCCATAATCGCTGCCATAGGCGCATAAATTTTGGTGCTTAAGAGAGTAACGCCAAAAGCATAAGAGGCTTTATTGATTGGGCCTCCCATGTCGGTACACATCATGGCACCCAGAATGGCACCTAACATAACGGCGTCAGCGGTTCCTAAATCTTTCAGCCATTGGGTTAAGGCGGCCAGCACTTTTGCTACTGGCGTACCCACCACATAAATCATCACCAAACCCGTCACTAGGCTGGCGACCAGTGGAATAATCAGAATCGGTTTCAGTGCTGACAAACTTTTCGGTAGATATAGCTTGTTGCTGATAAATAGGGCGACATAGCCTGCAAGAAAGCCTGCAATAATACCACCAAGAAAACCTGCTCCAGTACTGACCGCCAACATACCACCAATCAAACCTGGCGTTAGCCCAGGGCGATCGGCAATAGAGAAGGCAATGTAACCCGCTAATACTGGAACCATCAGGGCAAAAGCAGATTTACCGCCAATATCCATCAGCGCTGCAGCCAACGTACCTTGCTGTTCAAAGGCGGTGATACCAAAAACAAACGAAAGGGCAATACAGAGCCCGCCAGCCACCACCATCGGTAGCATATAAGAAACGCCCGTCAGAAGATGACGATAAGGGCCAGCGGACTCTTTTTTATCACTGACTGTGCTATTGTTTTGTTGTTGTGGGGTGAAAATTTGCGCCTGTTGAACGGCTTTATCCAGTTCCTGATCGGTTTTCTTGAGGGCTAATCCGGTCGATGTGCGATACATCGGTTTGCCAGCAAACTTACTTAAATCTACTTCGATATCCGCAGCAACGACCACCAGATCGGCCCGTTCTATTTCTTCTGGCGTAATGGTATTGCCTGCACCAACGGAGCCGCGTGTTTCAACTTTTACCTCCCAACCGCGTTTTTTAGCTTCGACTTCGATAGCCTCTGCGGCCATAAAAGTGTGGGCAACGCCGGTAGGACAGGCGGTTATGGCGACGATTCGCTTAGTCTGGGTTGGAATACTGTGGGTTGTCTGGCTGCAGTGATAGGAATGTGCATTGTTTATCGCTTGATGAATGAATTCCTCGGGGTGGCTAATAGCGGACTGTGCGTTTCCCAGCCAGATTTTTTTATTTTCCAGTGAGTATTGTTCAGGTATGGAGTCGCCAACAATAATTGCCAGTTCGGCTTCATCCACGGTTTCTACTTGGATTAATCCGGCCTTTTCCATATTTGCAGCCAGTGTAAATTTAGCCAGATGACTGACGGCCTGACCCAGTGAATTATCTGAAAGAATTAATGTTTTCATTATGCATCCTGCCTCTAATTAAACGGTATCAAATTAACTCGCGACATCATGGCGGCTAATTCAAGTCGATTTCCTACGCCTACGCTGGTTTGGCCAACCGCCAGAGCTGCAACCGCAGTCGCTAAACGTAAGGTATGTTCACTGGATTCACGCATCAGCAAACCATAAATCAGACCGGCAACCATTGAATCACCTGCGCCAACAGTGCTGACTACTTCGCAAATTGGAGGTTTAGCCAGCCAAGCTCCAGAGTTATTAACCCATAACGCGCCTTCTGCACCGAGTGAAATAACCACATGCGCAATACCTAGCGCCCGAAGCTCATGGGCAGCATTAACGATATCGTGCATGGTGGGTAATGGGCGATTTGCCCAGATTTCCAGTTCACGGCGGTTAGGTTTGACTAACCATGGTGCGGCTTTAAGACCCGCAACCAAAGCCTCACGGCTACTGTCAAAAATGATGCAGGAACATAGACTACGTAGTCGCAGCATCCATTCAGTAAATGCATCTGGAGAAACGCCAGTCGGTAGGCTGCCGCTGACGGTGATCATATCGAATTGGCCTAGCCAAGAGAGGGAATCAGTAACGAAACGATCCCAATCTTGTGGTGGAACATCAAAACCAGAAAAATTCAGATCGGTCACTTCACTCGATTTTTCCGTTAGTTTGACGTTAATTCGAGTGCGACCGGGCACGACCATAAAGCGGTTGGCAATACCTGACTCACTGAATAGCTGCTGGAAACCATCCTGATTGTCCCGCCCGATAAAACCACCAACGGTGACATCGATCCCCAGGTTCTTCAGAACTTTGGCAACGTTTACCCCTTTTCCTGCGGCGTGTAGCCCGGTGGTTTGAATATGATTCACTTCACCTAACTCCAGCGCGGAGCAGCTTCCTACTAAGTCGTAGGCAGGATTGAGGGTAATGGTGGCGACTTTTCTGCTCATACGCCTTCCCCTAAACCAGTAGAGATAGCATTACCAATAGCGGAGAGTGCCATTTGTGCATCTTTGCCCGTGGCGGTAAAACGTAACCGATGGCCTTTTTGAACACCTAGAGAAACCAGTTTCATCATGCTGCGTCCATTGACCGGTTTACCGCTACCGTTGAGATTGGTGACGGTCACTTCGGTATTAAATTGTTTGATGGTATTAAGTAGCACCGTGCTCGGGCGAGCATGTAATCCATGCTGATTGTGGATAACAAATTCAGCACTGATGGCTTGTTCATCAGGAATGGTATCGCTGGTTAACAGCGCTAATAGTGTTGCTGTATCTGCGGTTAGCAGGCGTTCTGCTTGTTGTGCGATGAGCAGGCTACCTAAACGGTTTAGTAATGGGTTGGGTTGTCGATCGGCAACGGAGATTGTCAGTAGTAGCCCGACGGGTTCACCGTTGATGTTAAAAGCACGGGTAGGGCGGCTGATGGTTGCCGCGCTGAGCAGATTGCCCTTAAGGCTATCGCATAGCCAAATGCCTTGCCCTAAATTGACCGGAGGACGGCTGAGGATATCGGCAATAAACGGGTGGTCAACGGCATTGATTTGCTGTAATCGCCCGGCATTGAGTGCTTGTAGAGTCACTATATTATCCACATCAAGATCCAGAACGATCATTGAGGCATCAAAAAAGAATTCAGCCGATTGCTTCTCTCCCATTAACAAACTGCGAAGTTGTTCTGCCGAATCTGTGTTGGCAAGTTGGTATGCCAGACTTTCATCACTCAGTACATGCGCTAATTGACGAAGCAGTGATAGATGTTCATCCGAGCAGGCCGCAATACCAATGACAACATACGCTGTTTGGCCGTCACCCCATTCGATCCCTTGAGGAAACTGAAAAACTTGGATACCGGTATTTAACACCAGATGGCGGGTATCCGTTGTACCGTGGGGAATAGCAATGCCATTACCTAGGTAGGTTGATGTTTGCTGTTCCCGTTGTAACATGCCGTTAAGATAGCCAGAATTGACATAGCCCGATTGAGCCAATGCTGATGCAACTTGCTCAATTGCCTGCTGTTTATTAGCTGCCGATGCATTCAAATGGATATTCTGAATCGGTAATTGATACATAATTTCCCTCCTAAATAACTGAATCGTTTCAGCTTTTGATAGAAAAATAAGCACAGACTTAACTTAACTTGTTGGTTTATCTGTGCTGAATCGTTTCGTGAGAATATGTTCACTGTTCGCTATTTATGCAAGTTTTCTTTGCTATCTGATTTCATTTTTTTGACATTACGCACGTTTTTTAACTTATTGCTAACGAAAATGAGGGGGATAAATGAGGTTTGCTGACATAAAGCACACCTTATTCATTTTAGGTATTAAAAGGAAAAACCTCATGGAAGACGCTCATCAGGCAATCGATTACTTGCGCCGGAACAAAGAAATGATGATTTTTTCATCTATTCAGGTTTTTATCTGGT
Above is a window of Limnobaculum parvum DNA encoding:
- the hflC gene encoding protease modulator HflC, with protein sequence MRKLLIPIIVIVIVGIFTSLFVVEEGSRGIVLRFGKVLRDSQDNPKVYQPGLHFKMPLIDSVKLLDARIQTMNNQADRFVTKETKDLIVDSYVKWKIIDFSRYYLATGDGNRANAERILNSKLSDRLRSEIGQRDIKDLVTDSRGQLMQDVRNALNNGYEDKPSEVAPAATQASVSSQEERKVPATADTLPADNKLPLVNANSMAELGIQVIDVRIKQINLPTEVSDAIYQRMRAEREAVARRHRSQGQEEAEKIRALADYRVTKTIAEAEREARMTRGSGDAIAAKLFADAFSQNPDFYAFIRSLRAYETSFNSGNDVMVLRPDSEFFRYMKSPSVGLKQ
- a CDS encoding IS3 family transposase (programmed frameshift) — translated: MIKERRHFTPEFKREAAALVVEHGYSTTEACRAMGVGETAMRRWVRQLKYEQQGATPTTQALTAEQQRIQALEKRIKHLELEKENLKKGYRSLNVGRIQKYELTAQLSERYSTRLLCSLFDISKSTFYDTQSRTVNKERGRLRQHVVSLFKQSRGSAGSRTIVGMLRQEKIVIGRFKVRRLMAEAQLQSKQPGSHRYKPVTIERPEISNILGRDFIPSRPNQVWTSDITYIWSGCWIYLAVVLDLYARKVIGYALSDKADAGLAIKALDMAWQHRGKPKGVMLHSDQGCQYTARAFRQRLWRYQITQSMSRRGNCWDNAPTERLFRSLKTEWVPETGYHNLMQAKSDISRYLLEYYNQRRPHAFNGGLPPMIAEQLKLESGNT
- the fruA gene encoding PTS fructose transporter subunit IIBC gives rise to the protein MKTLILSDNSLGQAVSHLAKFTLAANMEKAGLIQVETVDEAELAIIVGDSIPEQYSLENKKIWLGNAQSAISHPEEFIHQAINNAHSYHCSQTTHSIPTQTKRIVAITACPTGVAHTFMAAEAIEVEAKKRGWEVKVETRGSVGAGNTITPEEIERADLVVVAADIEVDLSKFAGKPMYRTSTGLALKKTDQELDKAVQQAQIFTPQQQNNSTVSDKKESAGPYRHLLTGVSYMLPMVVAGGLCIALSFVFGITAFEQQGTLAAALMDIGGKSAFALMVPVLAGYIAFSIADRPGLTPGLIGGMLAVSTGAGFLGGIIAGFLAGYVALFISNKLYLPKSLSALKPILIIPLVASLVTGLVMIYVVGTPVAKVLAALTQWLKDLGTADAVMLGAILGAMMCTDMGGPINKASYAFGVTLLSTKIYAPMAAIMAAGMVPPLAMGLATLLAAHKFTKNEQDGGKAALVLGLSFITEGAIPFAAKDPMRVIPCCMAGGALTGALSMMFGAELTAPHGGLFVLLIPGAVHPVVGYLIAIISGAVVTGVTYAVIKRRDVVVSEGVIQAA
- the fruK gene encoding 1-phosphofructokinase, with the protein product MSRKVATITLNPAYDLVGSCSALELGEVNHIQTTGLHAAGKGVNVAKVLKNLGIDVTVGGFIGRDNQDGFQQLFSESGIANRFMVVPGRTRINVKLTEKSSEVTDLNFSGFDVPPQDWDRFVTDSLSWLGQFDMITVSGSLPTGVSPDAFTEWMLRLRSLCSCIIFDSSREALVAGLKAAPWLVKPNRRELEIWANRPLPTMHDIVNAAHELRALGIAHVVISLGAEGALWVNNSGAWLAKPPICEVVSTVGAGDSMVAGLIYGLLMRESSEHTLRLATAVAALAVGQTSVGVGNRLELAAMMSRVNLIPFN
- the fruB gene encoding fused PTS fructose transporter subunit IIA/HPr protein — protein: MYQLPIQNIHLNASAANKQQAIEQVASALAQSGYVNSGYLNGMLQREQQTSTYLGNGIAIPHGTTDTRHLVLNTGIQVFQFPQGIEWGDGQTAYVVIGIAACSDEHLSLLRQLAHVLSDESLAYQLANTDSAEQLRSLLMGEKQSAEFFFDASMIVLDLDVDNIVTLQALNAGRLQQINAVDHPFIADILSRPPVNLGQGIWLCDSLKGNLLSAATISRPTRAFNINGEPVGLLLTISVADRQPNPLLNRLGSLLIAQQAERLLTADTATLLALLTSDTIPDEQAISAEFVIHNQHGLHARPSTVLLNTIKQFNTEVTVTNLNGSGKPVNGRSMMKLVSLGVQKGHRLRFTATGKDAQMALSAIGNAISTGLGEGV